Proteins encoded by one window of Sorangium aterium:
- a CDS encoding BMP family lipoprotein codes for MTHRPPKSPEAFAVPRPAARLPAVLTVALSLLAGACQGSSTSASPPSDKTAGPGAAAPASAAPAAAYKVGMVLVGPYNDKGWNQAHYDGIRSVLAKMPDVGFEYVDKVNPSDRPNVKGSQVADDLISRGARFVVYNSDDYKDDALETARKHPEVTVIHVSGDYAWKEGKNHKPQPNLGNFMGRIEAAQHIAGCAAALGTETGKIGVVGPLVNDETRRLVTAAYLGARYCWEKYQKKKPEDLTFKVTWIGFWFNIPGVTLDPTKVADDFIGGGFDVLMTGLDTPEAALQAKKASGAGKKVKYVHYDHKAGCDLAPEICLGVAYYNWAPLYRDTIEKARAGKYASEFVWQGPDFRDLNGDSSVVGFGPGAALGEAQAPLGAFVIELANGLDLFKGPLKFQDGTEFLKDGEAATPQQIWYLPQLVRGITGPSK; via the coding sequence GTGACACATCGCCCGCCGAAGTCGCCTGAGGCCTTCGCTGTCCCGCGCCCGGCTGCCCGCCTGCCCGCCGTCCTCACCGTTGCGCTGTCGCTGCTGGCCGGCGCGTGCCAGGGCTCATCGACGAGCGCGAGCCCGCCCTCGGACAAGACCGCCGGCCCCGGCGCCGCGGCGCCGGCGAGCGCTGCGCCGGCCGCCGCGTACAAGGTCGGCATGGTGCTGGTCGGCCCTTACAACGACAAAGGGTGGAACCAGGCGCATTACGACGGGATCCGGTCGGTCCTCGCCAAGATGCCGGACGTCGGCTTCGAGTATGTCGACAAGGTGAACCCGTCCGACCGCCCGAACGTGAAGGGGTCCCAGGTCGCGGACGATCTCATCTCCCGGGGCGCGCGGTTCGTCGTCTACAACTCCGACGATTACAAGGACGACGCCCTCGAGACCGCGCGCAAGCACCCGGAGGTCACGGTCATCCACGTCTCCGGCGATTACGCCTGGAAGGAGGGCAAGAACCACAAGCCCCAGCCCAACCTGGGCAACTTCATGGGGCGTATCGAGGCGGCCCAGCACATCGCCGGGTGCGCCGCGGCGCTCGGCACCGAGACGGGCAAGATCGGGGTTGTCGGCCCGCTCGTGAACGACGAGACCCGCCGGCTGGTCACCGCGGCGTACCTCGGCGCGCGGTACTGCTGGGAGAAGTACCAGAAGAAGAAGCCGGAGGATCTCACGTTCAAGGTCACGTGGATCGGCTTCTGGTTCAACATCCCGGGCGTCACCCTCGACCCCACCAAGGTGGCTGACGACTTCATCGGCGGCGGCTTCGACGTGCTGATGACCGGGCTCGACACGCCCGAGGCAGCGCTGCAGGCCAAGAAGGCGAGCGGCGCCGGCAAGAAGGTCAAGTACGTCCATTACGATCACAAGGCCGGCTGCGACCTGGCGCCGGAGATCTGCCTCGGCGTCGCGTACTACAACTGGGCGCCGCTCTACCGCGACACGATCGAGAAGGCGCGCGCGGGCAAGTACGCGAGCGAGTTCGTCTGGCAAGGGCCGGACTTCCGCGACCTGAACGGCGATTCGTCGGTCGTCGGCTTCGGGCCCGGCGCCGCGCTGGGAGAGGCGCAGGCGCCGCTCGGCGCGTTCGTCATCGAGCTCGCCAACGGGCTCGACCTCTTCAAGGGGCCGCTCAAGTTCCAGGACGGGACCGAGTTCCTGAAGGACGGCGAGGCCGCGACGCCCCAGCAGATCTGGTATCTGCCGCAGCTGGTCCGGGGGATCACCGGGCCGAGCAAGTAG
- a CDS encoding vWA domain-containing protein: MRLPTMAIVLLTVGAIGVGCGGNGASDGDGSSQSGGPGSGSSGQGGFTSSSTGDFGSGGPGANGSSGQGGSSSNGSSSGQGGACATQSASADLQPVYLAFAFDVSGSMGMGDEPWYDRDLKWEPVVAATKQFFNDPLSEGINASLRFFPSEDEDRDEKCSAETYETPEVPMTALPSARFADAIDAVTPAPGADWRGGTPTLFVMQGTISFVEAQRRATPGRYAIVLVTDGYPAGCGDRANRIQPVADAAAGALGDGVPTYVIGVDNPPVEGAPHDLDNLHDIADAGGTGQAYLIDTGNPGATSAAFKAAIDAIRGASVSCTVEIPPAPDGRTFDAQRVRVTYQSGGGNPTALSYDQECASENAWRYDSAANPSQIVLCDSTCATIQADPEAALGVDFTCEDVIEIPQ, translated from the coding sequence ATGAGATTGCCCACGATGGCCATTGTGTTGCTGACAGTGGGTGCGATCGGCGTTGGATGTGGGGGCAATGGCGCCAGCGACGGCGACGGGAGCTCGCAGAGCGGCGGCCCGGGGAGCGGGAGCTCTGGCCAGGGAGGCTTCACGAGCTCCAGCACCGGCGATTTCGGATCGGGCGGTCCGGGCGCAAACGGCTCCTCGGGGCAAGGCGGCTCCTCGAGCAACGGCAGCTCTTCGGGCCAAGGTGGAGCGTGCGCCACCCAGTCGGCCAGCGCCGACCTCCAGCCCGTGTACCTGGCCTTCGCGTTCGACGTGTCCGGCAGCATGGGCATGGGCGACGAGCCCTGGTACGACAGGGACCTCAAGTGGGAGCCCGTCGTCGCGGCGACGAAGCAGTTCTTCAATGATCCCCTCTCCGAGGGCATCAACGCGTCGCTCAGGTTCTTTCCGAGCGAGGACGAGGACCGCGACGAGAAGTGCTCGGCCGAGACCTACGAGACACCGGAGGTCCCGATGACAGCGCTGCCCTCTGCGCGCTTCGCCGACGCGATCGACGCCGTCACGCCGGCGCCGGGCGCCGACTGGCGCGGCGGCACGCCCACGTTGTTCGTCATGCAGGGGACGATCTCGTTCGTCGAGGCCCAGCGGCGGGCCACGCCTGGCAGGTACGCCATCGTCCTCGTCACGGACGGCTATCCTGCGGGCTGCGGCGATCGGGCCAACAGGATCCAGCCCGTGGCGGACGCGGCGGCCGGCGCGCTCGGGGACGGCGTCCCGACCTACGTCATCGGGGTCGACAACCCGCCAGTCGAGGGCGCGCCCCACGACCTCGACAACCTGCACGACATCGCCGACGCGGGCGGGACGGGGCAAGCCTACCTGATCGACACGGGCAATCCCGGGGCGACCTCGGCCGCCTTCAAGGCCGCGATCGACGCGATCCGCGGCGCGTCCGTCTCCTGCACGGTCGAGATCCCGCCCGCTCCCGACGGGCGGACCTTCGACGCGCAGCGGGTCCGCGTGACGTACCAGAGCGGCGGAGGTAACCCGACGGCGCTCTCCTACGACCAGGAGTGCGCCAGCGAGAACGCCTGGCGTTACGACAGCGCCGCGAACCCGAGCCAGATCGTGCTCTGCGACAGCACGTGCGCCACGATCCAGGCGGACCCCGAAGCGGCCCTGGGGGTCGACTTCACCTGCGAAGACGTGATCGAGATACCGCAGTGA